From Gemmatimonadota bacterium, a single genomic window includes:
- a CDS encoding Mrp/NBP35 family ATP-binding protein — protein MAVDREALQRQVAEALMRVHHPATGADIVAAGKVQELRVEEDGKVRFQFALEPEDPGTLVREARAAAEAVPGVLAVKIDVKLPRAPQPARAQAQPRVLRPHSVPAPKPEPDIAAGMRRVVAVSSGKGGVGKSTVAANLAAALAAAGRQVGLLDADIYGPDIPLMFGERRRPQVTGAKGQEKIVPLDGHGVRLMSLGFLLDDEQPAIMRGPMVSGILRQFLEQVEWGQLDYLVVDMPPGTGDAQLSLVQTINLDGAVMVTTPQDISTGDVRRAIRMFERVRTRVLGVVENMSGFQCPHCGQAVDIFGLGGGRRLAEEMSLPFLGAVPLDAAVRVASDTGRPTVLYAPDSAAGRAFREIAERLAAGVEDAVPARA, from the coding sequence ATGGCAGTAGACCGCGAGGCGTTGCAGCGGCAGGTAGCGGAAGCCCTGATGCGTGTACACCACCCGGCCACGGGCGCGGACATCGTTGCCGCGGGGAAGGTGCAGGAGCTGCGGGTGGAGGAGGACGGGAAGGTCCGCTTCCAGTTCGCTCTCGAGCCGGAGGACCCGGGCACGCTGGTGCGCGAGGCGCGGGCGGCAGCCGAGGCGGTGCCGGGCGTCCTTGCGGTGAAGATCGATGTGAAGCTGCCGCGGGCGCCGCAGCCGGCGCGGGCACAGGCGCAGCCGCGGGTGCTCCGCCCGCACTCCGTGCCCGCTCCCAAGCCGGAGCCCGATATCGCCGCGGGGATGCGGCGCGTGGTGGCGGTGAGCTCGGGGAAGGGCGGCGTGGGCAAGTCCACCGTAGCCGCCAACCTGGCGGCGGCGCTGGCGGCCGCAGGTCGCCAGGTCGGCCTTCTGGACGCCGACATCTACGGGCCGGACATCCCGCTGATGTTCGGCGAGCGCCGGCGGCCGCAGGTCACGGGCGCCAAAGGGCAGGAGAAGATCGTGCCCCTGGACGGGCACGGCGTGCGGCTCATGAGCCTGGGCTTCCTGCTCGATGACGAGCAGCCGGCCATCATGCGGGGGCCCATGGTCTCCGGCATTCTGCGCCAGTTCCTGGAGCAGGTCGAGTGGGGGCAGCTCGATTACCTGGTGGTGGATATGCCACCCGGCACAGGGGACGCCCAGCTCTCGCTGGTCCAGACCATCAATCTGGATGGCGCGGTGATGGTGACCACGCCGCAGGACATTTCCACCGGCGATGTGCGGCGCGCGATCCGCATGTTCGAGCGCGTGCGCACGCGCGTGCTGGGCGTGGTCGAGAACATGAGCGGGTTCCAGTGCCCGCACTGCGGCCAGGCCGTGGACATCTTCGGGCTGGGTGGCGGGCGCCGACTGGCCGAGGAGATGTCGCTCCCGTTCCTGGGCGCCGTGCCGCTGGACGCGGCCGTGCGCGTAGCCAGCGATACGGGTCGGCCTACGGTCCTGTACGCGCCGGATTCGGCCGCGGGGCGGGCATTCCGCGAGATCGCGGAACGGCTCGCGGCCGGCGTCGAGGACGCCGTGCCGGCACGCGCGTGA
- a CDS encoding NifU family protein: MTTRQKIEEVLEGIRPAIRSDGGDLEFLEFHEEEGLVLLRLIGACHACPISDMTLKQGIERRLQMAVPEVRAVQAV; the protein is encoded by the coding sequence ATGACCACACGGCAGAAGATCGAGGAGGTCCTGGAAGGGATCCGTCCCGCGATCCGCTCCGATGGCGGGGACCTCGAGTTCCTCGAGTTCCATGAGGAGGAGGGGCTCGTGCTGCTGCGGCTGATCGGCGCATGCCATGCCTGCCCCATCTCGGACATGACCTTGAAGCAGGGGATCGAGCGACGGCTGCAGATGGCGGTGCCGGAGGTGCGGGCGGTTCAGGCCGTTTGA
- the pruA gene encoding L-glutamate gamma-semialdehyde dehydrogenase, with protein MLPEFRNEPPTDWSDPSNVRRMEEALAKVRSELGRTYPLLIGGRAVQEGETFTSHNPAVPEQVVGRFVRATVEHAKAAVAAADQAFPGWARTPAEERARCLLRAAAAMRRRKHELAAWQVFEVSKSWVEADADVAELIDFAEYYARQMLGLAAPQPLGASPGEENELRYIPLGVGIVIPPWNFPGAIMGGMTLAALVAGNTVVLKPASTSPAIAAQFVRIMTEEVGLPPGVLNFLPGPGGAIGDALVDHPRTRFIAFTGSQEVGLRIFERASKVQAGQLWLKRTILEMGGKDAIIVDETADLDAAADGIVVSAFGFQGQKCSACSRAIVVEKVYDAVLRRIVERARQLEVGDPTDPSTFMGAVVDRSAFRKIREYIEIGKREGRLVLGGETQEGGGYFIPPTIIADLAPDARVAQEEIFGPVLAFIKARDFEHALEIANGTVYGLTGGVYSRSAERLARARQEFHVGNLYLNRKCTGALVGVQPFGGFNMSGTDSKAGGPDYLLLFTQAKSITDRFATSAPTPERPW; from the coding sequence ATGCTTCCCGAGTTTCGCAACGAGCCACCCACCGATTGGAGCGATCCGTCCAATGTCCGGCGGATGGAAGAGGCGCTGGCGAAGGTGCGGAGCGAGTTGGGCCGCACCTATCCGTTGCTGATCGGCGGCCGCGCCGTCCAGGAGGGCGAGACCTTCACCTCCCACAACCCGGCTGTGCCCGAGCAGGTGGTGGGCCGCTTCGTGCGCGCGACCGTCGAGCACGCGAAGGCGGCCGTGGCCGCGGCGGACCAAGCGTTCCCCGGCTGGGCCCGCACGCCGGCCGAAGAGCGGGCCCGCTGTCTCTTGCGGGCGGCCGCGGCCATGCGCCGGCGCAAGCACGAGCTGGCCGCGTGGCAGGTCTTCGAGGTGAGCAAGAGCTGGGTCGAGGCCGATGCCGACGTCGCCGAGCTCATCGATTTCGCCGAGTACTACGCGCGCCAGATGCTGGGTCTCGCCGCGCCTCAGCCGCTGGGTGCCTCTCCAGGCGAGGAGAACGAGCTGCGCTACATCCCGCTGGGGGTGGGCATCGTCATTCCGCCCTGGAACTTCCCGGGCGCGATCATGGGCGGCATGACCCTGGCCGCGCTGGTGGCGGGCAACACCGTGGTCCTCAAGCCGGCCTCGACTTCCCCTGCCATCGCCGCCCAGTTCGTACGCATCATGACGGAAGAGGTGGGACTGCCGCCGGGTGTGCTCAACTTCCTGCCCGGGCCCGGCGGCGCGATTGGTGATGCGCTCGTTGACCATCCGCGCACCCGCTTCATCGCCTTCACCGGCTCGCAGGAAGTGGGACTCCGCATCTTCGAGCGAGCCTCGAAGGTCCAAGCGGGCCAGCTCTGGCTGAAGCGGACGATCCTCGAGATGGGCGGCAAAGACGCGATCATCGTGGACGAGACGGCCGATCTCGATGCAGCCGCGGACGGCATTGTGGTATCGGCGTTCGGCTTCCAGGGGCAAAAGTGCTCGGCCTGCTCGCGGGCGATCGTGGTCGAGAAGGTGTACGACGCGGTGCTGAGACGCATTGTCGAACGGGCGCGCCAGCTCGAGGTGGGCGATCCCACGGACCCGTCCACCTTCATGGGTGCCGTGGTGGACCGCTCGGCGTTCCGCAAGATCCGGGAGTATATCGAGATCGGCAAACGGGAGGGCCGCCTGGTACTGGGCGGCGAGACGCAGGAGGGCGGCGGCTACTTCATTCCTCCCACCATCATCGCGGACCTGGCGCCTGACGCGCGCGTGGCACAGGAGGAGATCTTCGGGCCCGTGCTCGCCTTCATCAAAGCCCGCGACTTCGAGCACGCGCTCGAGATCGCCAACGGCACAGTGTACGGCCTGACGGGCGGTGTCTACTCCCGCTCGGCCGAGCGACTGGCCCGGGCGCGGCAGGAGTTCCACGTGGGCAACCTGTACTTGAACCGCAAGTGCACGGGCGCGCTGGTCGGCGTGCAGCCCTTCGGCGGGTTCAACATGTCGGGCACGGACTCGAAGGCGGGCGGGCCGGATTACCTGCTGCTCTTCACGCAGGCCAAGTCCATCACGGACCGTTTCGCGACTTCGGCGCCCACGCCCGAGCGCCCGTGGTGA
- the ypdA gene encoding YpdA family putative bacillithiol disulfide reductase, with product MEGVLDLAVVGAGPCGLGVAVAARQAGLECVLFDKGCITGSIAAYPTYMTFFSTAEKLEVGGVPFIVAADKPTRLEALKYYRRLASHFGLRVHQYEEVLDIAGQRGAFTLRTRRREGSAASYLARQVAIATGYFGRPNLLGVPGAELDKVTYYYREGHPYYDQDCLVIGGGNSAVEAALDLYRCGARVTLLHFADRLDRGVKPWVLPDITNRLEKGEIAARWQARVQQIRPGAVILRSEIEGAEEELRNDWVFAMTGFSPDPGLLRRLGVSIDPTTGIPAHDPQTMETDVSGIFIAGVIAAGHDANKIFIENGRAHGPRIVESLC from the coding sequence GTGGAGGGTGTTCTGGATCTGGCGGTGGTGGGCGCAGGGCCGTGCGGCCTGGGCGTGGCCGTGGCCGCGCGGCAGGCGGGCCTCGAGTGCGTGCTCTTCGACAAGGGGTGCATCACCGGTTCGATCGCCGCCTACCCCACCTACATGACCTTCTTCTCGACCGCGGAGAAGCTCGAGGTGGGCGGCGTCCCCTTCATTGTTGCCGCGGACAAGCCCACGCGGCTCGAGGCGCTCAAGTACTACCGCCGCCTGGCCTCGCACTTCGGGCTGCGGGTCCACCAGTACGAGGAGGTCCTGGACATCGCGGGCCAGCGGGGCGCCTTCACGCTGCGCACCCGGCGGCGTGAGGGCTCCGCCGCCAGCTACCTCGCGCGGCAGGTGGCGATTGCCACCGGCTACTTCGGCCGGCCCAACCTGCTGGGCGTGCCGGGTGCCGAGCTGGACAAGGTGACGTACTACTACCGTGAGGGGCACCCTTACTACGACCAGGATTGCCTGGTCATAGGGGGCGGCAACTCGGCAGTGGAAGCGGCGCTGGACCTCTACCGCTGCGGCGCGCGCGTGACGCTGCTCCACTTCGCGGACCGCCTGGACCGCGGCGTCAAGCCGTGGGTGCTGCCGGACATAACGAACCGGCTCGAGAAGGGTGAGATCGCCGCGCGCTGGCAGGCGCGCGTGCAGCAGATCCGGCCGGGCGCCGTGATCCTGCGCTCCGAGATCGAGGGCGCCGAGGAAGAGTTGAGGAATGACTGGGTGTTTGCCATGACCGGGTTTTCCCCCGATCCCGGTCTCCTGCGGCGCCTGGGTGTGTCCATCGACCCGACTACCGGCATACCGGCGCACGATCCGCAGACTATGGAAACCGACGTCTCTGGCATCTTCATTGCCGGCGTGATTGCGGCAGGTCACGACGCCAACAAGATCTTCATCGAGAATGGCCGCGCGCACGGCCCGCGCATCGTTGAGTCGCTGTGCTAG